In Amycolatopsis jiangsuensis, the following proteins share a genomic window:
- a CDS encoding GntR family transcriptional regulator, protein MNAAQQRVPGAADRAYELTKELVLSGELPGGHLFSEGEIAERLGVSRTPVREAFLRLQVEGLLNLIPKRGAVVVPVPPGEAEDVLDAREAVEASAVRRLARRPELIPDTLGQLSRVLDTQRAHAESGALHAFAEADELFHRTIVAAGGNALLLDFYATLADRQRRMNVHALSPIRAQLPDIVGEHERLLSIIAAAETEADAFAPALRAHLDRVHRR, encoded by the coding sequence GTGAACGCAGCCCAGCAGCGCGTGCCCGGCGCCGCCGACCGTGCCTACGAACTGACCAAGGAGCTCGTGCTCTCCGGCGAACTGCCCGGCGGACATCTGTTCAGCGAAGGCGAGATCGCCGAACGCCTCGGGGTCAGCCGGACCCCGGTGCGCGAGGCGTTCCTGCGGCTGCAGGTGGAAGGCCTGCTCAACCTGATCCCGAAACGCGGCGCCGTGGTGGTCCCGGTGCCGCCGGGCGAGGCCGAGGACGTGCTGGACGCCCGGGAGGCGGTGGAGGCCTCCGCCGTGCGGCGGCTGGCTCGCCGTCCGGAGCTGATCCCCGACACGCTCGGGCAGCTGAGCCGGGTCCTCGACACCCAGCGGGCGCACGCCGAGTCCGGCGCCCTGCATGCCTTCGCCGAAGCCGACGAGCTCTTCCACCGCACGATCGTGGCCGCCGGCGGGAACGCGCTGCTGCTCGACTTCTACGCCACGCTCGCCGATCGCCAGCGCCGGATGAACGTGCACGCGCTCAGCCCCATCCGGGCCCAGCTGCCGGACATCGTCGGCGAACACGAGCGGTTGCTGAGCATCATCGCCGCGGCGGAGACCGAGGCGGACGCGTTCGCGCCGGCGCTGCGTGCCCATCTGGACCGGGTGCACCGCCGATGA
- a CDS encoding MFS transporter: MTTTAYRSPATVARTAWFPAAAAVFVCGWGGNQFTPLLVMYQAAGYSAFTVDTLLGAYVVGLVPGLLLSGALSARFGRRPVMLAGTVFSLVASALIALGPLGVAWIAAGRFLTGVAVAVAMAVGSTWIKEQADLDPHAAGDLGTRRAALCLTLGLGVGPGVAGVLAQWGPWPMVLPYLVHIGLTLIALPIAARGVETVDPATHRAPVRRGLPGTTRHPRFRRVIVPMAPWIFGSCGVAYAIMPQLVHDRLGSWSLGYSTLLTVCAIGAGVGIQPIAKRVDRANSARAVLTGMTVLCAGLVLSAVAAAARSPWLALATALVLGTAYGIVVVSGLLELQRLARPEEIAELTGVYYALAYLGFLLPSALAALSGVAGYPLLLGCLAALALAGTLVVARHSRRHLPDPGR; this comes from the coding sequence ATGACCACGACCGCGTACCGCTCCCCCGCCACCGTCGCCCGCACCGCCTGGTTCCCGGCCGCCGCCGCGGTGTTCGTGTGCGGCTGGGGCGGCAACCAGTTCACCCCGCTGCTCGTGATGTACCAGGCCGCGGGCTATTCCGCGTTCACCGTCGACACGCTGCTGGGCGCCTACGTGGTCGGTCTCGTGCCCGGCCTGCTGCTGTCCGGGGCGCTGTCCGCGCGGTTCGGCCGCCGGCCGGTGATGCTGGCCGGCACCGTGTTCTCGCTCGTGGCGAGCGCCCTGATCGCGCTCGGCCCGCTCGGCGTCGCGTGGATCGCCGCCGGCCGGTTTCTCACCGGGGTGGCGGTGGCGGTCGCGATGGCTGTCGGCTCGACCTGGATCAAGGAGCAGGCCGACCTCGATCCGCACGCGGCCGGCGACCTCGGCACCCGCCGCGCCGCGCTGTGCCTGACGCTCGGGCTCGGTGTCGGCCCGGGCGTCGCGGGTGTGCTGGCCCAGTGGGGCCCGTGGCCGATGGTCCTGCCCTACCTCGTCCACATCGGACTCACCCTGATCGCCCTGCCGATCGCCGCCCGCGGCGTGGAGACCGTCGATCCGGCCACGCACCGGGCGCCGGTGCGGCGCGGACTGCCCGGCACCACGCGGCATCCGCGCTTCCGGCGGGTGATCGTGCCGATGGCGCCGTGGATCTTCGGCTCGTGCGGCGTGGCGTACGCGATCATGCCGCAGCTCGTGCACGACCGTCTCGGCTCGTGGTCACTCGGCTACTCGACCCTGCTGACGGTGTGCGCGATCGGGGCCGGCGTGGGCATTCAGCCGATCGCGAAACGAGTCGACCGGGCGAACAGCGCGCGGGCCGTGCTCACCGGCATGACCGTACTGTGCGCCGGGCTGGTGCTGAGCGCCGTGGCGGCCGCGGCACGTTCGCCGTGGCTCGCCCTGGCCACCGCACTCGTCCTGGGCACCGCCTACGGCATCGTCGTGGTGTCCGGGCTGCTGGAACTGCAGCGGCTCGCCCGTCCGGAGGAAATCGCGGAGCTGACCGGTGTCTACTACGCGCTGGCCTACCTCGGGTTCCTCCTGCCCTCGGCGCTGGCCGCACTGAGCGGAGTGGCCGGATATCCCCTGCTGCTGGGCTGCCTCGCCGCGCTCGCGCTGGCCGGCACGCTCGTGGTCGCCCGGCACTCACGCCGGCACCTGCCCGATCCCGGGCGGTGA
- a CDS encoding TetR/AcrR family transcriptional regulator has protein sequence MARLSRAETQERNRAKVLDAARAEFTERGFREAKIDVIAERAELTRGAVYSNFPGKRALYFAVLAREAEGFADGPSSTRSVLTAGDALGALARAWVARLPLASDPGARLGVDLLPEILAEELTHRPYAQLLRFDAIVFGLALERLSRPEQENGRLVRVAEAAFTMLHGASQLAAAAPGFGEPFNVVRACESLPLLRFDDTWPTPPIVPQARAAGEPWAPPEAFDALRARPARLDGDGVVAVLGLHRLSAIEEAVRAAFTTDEVTLVVVTGQPAELTPLVTLVLADLRGLLRQSCPESAWPRLRVIVDEAGTIASAAGVSAVSDATETAIRVESGRIAVRAEGFGACHAAATSAP, from the coding sequence ATGGCCCGGCTGAGCAGGGCGGAGACGCAGGAACGCAACCGTGCGAAGGTGCTCGACGCCGCGCGGGCGGAGTTCACCGAACGGGGGTTCCGCGAGGCGAAGATCGACGTGATCGCCGAACGTGCCGAGCTCACCCGGGGGGCGGTGTACTCCAACTTCCCGGGCAAGCGGGCGCTCTACTTCGCCGTGCTGGCACGGGAGGCGGAAGGGTTCGCCGACGGACCGTCGAGCACGCGCTCAGTGCTGACTGCCGGCGACGCGCTGGGCGCTTTGGCTCGCGCGTGGGTGGCGCGGCTGCCGCTGGCGTCCGACCCCGGTGCGCGCCTCGGCGTGGACCTGCTGCCGGAAATCCTCGCCGAGGAGCTGACCCACCGGCCCTACGCCCAGCTGCTGCGGTTCGACGCGATCGTGTTCGGACTGGCTCTGGAACGGCTCTCGCGGCCGGAACAGGAGAACGGGCGGCTCGTCCGCGTGGCCGAGGCGGCGTTCACGATGCTGCACGGGGCGAGCCAGCTCGCGGCCGCCGCACCGGGCTTCGGGGAACCGTTCAACGTGGTGCGTGCGTGCGAATCGCTGCCGCTGCTCCGGTTTGACGACACCTGGCCCACGCCGCCGATCGTGCCGCAGGCGCGTGCCGCCGGGGAGCCGTGGGCGCCACCGGAGGCGTTCGACGCTCTGCGTGCCCGGCCGGCCCGGCTCGACGGTGACGGAGTGGTGGCGGTGCTCGGCTTGCACCGGCTGTCGGCGATCGAAGAGGCCGTGCGCGCCGCGTTCACGACCGACGAGGTGACGCTGGTCGTGGTCACCGGGCAGCCGGCCGAGCTGACCCCGCTGGTGACGCTGGTGCTGGCCGACCTGCGTGGCCTGCTCCGGCAGTCCTGTCCCGAGTCCGCGTGGCCGCGGCTGCGGGTGATCGTGGACGAGGCGGGAACGATCGCGTCCGCTGCGGGCGTCTCGGCGGTGAGCGATGCGACGGAAACCGCGATCCGTGTCGAATCGGGCCGGATCGCGGTGCGGGCGGAAGGTTTCGGCGCCTGCCATGCCGCGGCGACCAGCGCGCCGTGA
- a CDS encoding cytochrome P450: MPAVLELDLSDPTLVTDPFAAYGVARERGPVARLAGPGFGPLWVLTRHAEARAMLTDPRFVLGEGTYQALEVPEHCRPYLRTMQEMDGEPHARLRRLTTPAFAARRALEFRPRIERAVALLLDQLPTREPFDLLTTFAQPLPMEVICELVGVRQADRPRWHEYGANVVRGSGAGFAAAVPGIIDGARDLVAQPESDLLRRLTGDAGLSEQEAVALVWQLVLAGQTPANFLANAVDALLSHPDQLALLRAEPRRWPNAVDELMRWCGSQLLTIPRRATEDVELSGVLVREGDQVTASIAAANRDPRVFAEPDRLDVRRAAGAHLGFAAGPHFCLGASFARVQIEVALAALFERFPALRVLEAPRVPDPGTWRLASLRVAPSIE; this comes from the coding sequence ATGCCTGCCGTTCTCGAACTCGATCTGTCCGATCCCACACTGGTCACCGACCCGTTCGCCGCCTACGGCGTCGCGCGGGAGCGGGGCCCGGTCGCGAGACTCGCGGGGCCCGGCTTCGGCCCGCTGTGGGTGCTGACGCGACACGCCGAGGCCCGCGCGATGCTCACCGACCCGCGCTTCGTGCTCGGCGAAGGCACCTACCAGGCGCTCGAAGTGCCCGAGCACTGCCGCCCGTATCTGCGCACCATGCAGGAAATGGACGGCGAACCACACGCTCGCCTCCGCCGGCTGACCACGCCGGCGTTCGCCGCCCGCCGGGCGCTGGAGTTCCGGCCGCGGATCGAACGCGCCGTGGCTCTGCTGCTCGACCAGCTCCCCACGCGAGAGCCGTTCGACCTGCTCACCACCTTTGCCCAGCCGTTGCCGATGGAGGTCATCTGCGAGCTGGTCGGCGTGCGGCAGGCCGACCGGCCACGCTGGCACGAATACGGCGCGAACGTGGTCCGCGGTTCCGGTGCGGGGTTCGCCGCCGCGGTTCCGGGCATCATCGACGGCGCACGAGACCTCGTCGCCCAGCCGGAGAGCGACCTGCTCCGCCGGCTCACCGGCGACGCCGGGCTCAGCGAGCAGGAAGCCGTCGCCCTCGTCTGGCAGCTCGTGCTCGCCGGGCAGACGCCGGCGAACTTCCTCGCCAACGCCGTCGATGCGCTGCTTTCGCACCCGGATCAGCTGGCCCTGCTGCGTGCGGAACCCCGGCGCTGGCCCAACGCGGTCGACGAGCTGATGCGCTGGTGCGGTTCGCAGCTGCTGACGATTCCCCGGCGCGCGACCGAAGACGTCGAGCTGTCCGGGGTCCTCGTCCGCGAAGGCGACCAGGTGACGGCGTCGATCGCCGCGGCGAACCGGGACCCGCGGGTGTTCGCCGAGCCGGATCGGCTCGACGTCCGCCGGGCCGCGGGAGCCCACCTCGGATTCGCTGCCGGACCGCACTTCTGCCTCGGCGCTTCGTTCGCGCGCGTCCAGATCGAGGTGGCGCTCGCCGCGCTGTTCGAGCGGTTCCCCGCCCTGCGCGTGCTCGAGGCGCCGCGGGTACCGGACCCGGGCACCTGGCGGCTGGCTTCCCTGCGGGTGGCGCCCTCGATCGAGTGA
- a CDS encoding HdeD family acid-resistance protein — protein MSATPTTPVRGPAVLDPRRIWPLVAVRGALAVVFGVLALVRPGVTVLALAVLFGIYALVDAVGALVQAFRPGDGAHRFAYGVLGVLGLVAGVLVLAWPTVTVLVLATLAGAWAVVTGVAEIAAAIRLRKQITGEAVLIVAGLVSVAAGILVLIHPIAGAFGIAIVIGVAALLYGIALVLLAFRLRRLAKSEPARQRR, from the coding sequence ATGTCCGCAACCCCGACCACGCCGGTCCGCGGGCCGGCCGTGCTGGATCCCCGGCGGATCTGGCCGCTGGTCGCCGTGCGCGGCGCGCTGGCGGTGGTGTTCGGTGTGCTGGCCCTCGTCCGGCCCGGGGTCACGGTGCTGGCCCTCGCCGTCCTGTTCGGGATCTACGCGCTGGTCGACGCGGTCGGCGCGCTCGTGCAGGCGTTCCGGCCGGGCGACGGCGCACACCGGTTCGCCTACGGAGTGCTGGGCGTGCTCGGGCTCGTCGCCGGCGTGCTGGTGCTGGCCTGGCCCACGGTCACCGTGCTGGTGCTCGCGACGCTGGCCGGTGCGTGGGCGGTGGTCACCGGCGTCGCGGAAATCGCGGCGGCGATCCGGCTGCGCAAGCAGATCACCGGCGAAGCAGTGCTCATCGTGGCCGGCCTCGTGTCGGTCGCCGCCGGGATACTGGTGCTGATCCACCCGATCGCCGGGGCGTTCGGCATCGCGATCGTGATCGGCGTGGCCGCGTTGCTGTACGGGATCGCGCTCGTGCTGCTGGCGTTCCGGCTGCGCCGGCTCGCGAAATCCGAGCCAGCGCGGCAGCGCCGATAG
- a CDS encoding DUF6069 family protein, whose protein sequence is MTQYPRGSNEQDVRPGVDAGRLWAGGVATAVVAALVAIVGLLIARGIFDVPVLAPKGDGIWGNASTTTYAVTAAAVALLATGLMHLLSVATPAPGQFFGWIMVLVTLIAVVLPLTLTVAPSAKIATAVINLVIGLVIALVVSSMAANARTLHHRKRTRREPPPPTRQWPQQPPSSYYDN, encoded by the coding sequence ATGACGCAGTATCCGCGCGGCAGCAACGAGCAGGACGTCCGGCCCGGCGTGGACGCGGGCCGGCTGTGGGCGGGCGGCGTCGCGACCGCGGTGGTGGCGGCGCTGGTCGCGATCGTCGGCCTGCTGATCGCCCGCGGCATCTTCGACGTGCCCGTCCTCGCCCCGAAGGGGGACGGCATCTGGGGCAACGCGAGCACCACCACGTACGCGGTCACGGCCGCGGCCGTCGCCCTGCTGGCCACCGGGCTGATGCACCTGCTGAGCGTCGCCACCCCGGCACCCGGCCAGTTCTTCGGCTGGATCATGGTGCTGGTGACGCTGATCGCGGTCGTCCTCCCGCTCACCCTCACCGTGGCGCCGAGCGCGAAGATCGCGACCGCGGTGATCAACCTGGTGATCGGCCTGGTGATCGCACTCGTGGTCAGCAGCATGGCCGCGAACGCCCGAACCCTGCACCACCGCAAACGCACCCGCCGCGAACCCCCTCCCCCGACACGCCAGTGGCCCCAGCAACCCCCGTCGTCGTACTACGACAACTGA
- a CDS encoding acyl-CoA dehydrogenase family protein codes for MTFDLFTVTEDHEAIREAVRAVADERIAPHAAEADEREEFPKASYDALVASDFHAPHVPEEYGGAGADALATCIVIEEVARVCASSSLIPAVNKLGSMPLLLAANEDVKAKYLPPLASGAAGFSYALSERDAGSDTASMRCRATRSGDDWVLNGQKSWISNAGFSEYYTVLAVTDPDGARGSNVSAFVVEKSDPGFSFGAKERKLGIKGSPTRELLFEDTRIPGDRLVGEVGQGLKIALRTLDHTRVTIAAQAVGIAQGALDHALSYVRERKQFGKHIADFQGIQFMLADMAMAVETARQMVYTAAAKSERGDADLSFFGAAAKCHASDVAMRVTTDAVQLLGGYGYTRDFPLERMMRDAKITQIYEGTNQIQRLVMARQLLKG; via the coding sequence ATGACTTTCGACCTGTTCACCGTGACCGAAGACCACGAGGCGATCCGCGAGGCGGTCCGCGCGGTCGCCGACGAGCGGATCGCCCCGCACGCCGCGGAGGCCGACGAGCGCGAGGAGTTCCCGAAGGCGTCCTACGACGCGCTGGTCGCCTCGGACTTCCACGCCCCGCACGTCCCGGAGGAGTACGGGGGAGCCGGCGCCGACGCGCTCGCGACCTGCATCGTGATCGAGGAGGTCGCGCGGGTGTGCGCGTCGTCCTCGCTGATCCCGGCGGTGAACAAGCTGGGCAGCATGCCGCTGCTGCTGGCCGCGAACGAGGACGTGAAGGCGAAGTACCTGCCGCCGCTGGCCTCCGGCGCGGCCGGGTTCTCTTACGCACTGTCCGAACGCGACGCCGGCTCCGACACCGCGTCGATGCGGTGCCGCGCAACCCGTTCCGGCGACGACTGGGTCCTGAACGGACAGAAGTCGTGGATCAGCAACGCGGGATTCTCGGAGTACTACACGGTTTTGGCGGTCACCGACCCGGACGGTGCCCGCGGTTCCAACGTGAGCGCGTTCGTGGTGGAGAAGTCCGACCCCGGTTTCTCCTTCGGCGCCAAGGAACGCAAACTCGGCATCAAGGGCTCGCCGACGCGTGAGCTGCTCTTCGAGGACACGCGCATCCCCGGCGACCGGCTCGTCGGCGAGGTCGGGCAGGGCCTGAAGATCGCGCTGCGCACGCTGGACCACACGCGGGTGACCATCGCCGCCCAGGCGGTCGGGATCGCGCAGGGCGCGCTGGACCACGCCCTGTCCTACGTCCGCGAACGCAAGCAGTTCGGCAAGCACATCGCCGATTTCCAGGGCATCCAGTTCATGCTCGCGGACATGGCGATGGCGGTGGAGACCGCCCGCCAGATGGTCTACACCGCCGCCGCGAAGTCCGAAAGGGGCGACGCCGACCTGTCGTTCTTCGGAGCCGCCGCGAAATGCCACGCCTCGGACGTGGCGATGCGCGTGACCACCGACGCGGTCCAGCTCCTCGGCGGCTACGGCTACACCCGCGACTTCCCCCTGGAACGCATGATGCGGGACGCGAAGATCACCCAGATCTACGAAGGGACCAACCAGATCCAGCGCCTGGTGATGGCCCGGCAGCTGCTGAAGGGCTGA
- a CDS encoding 3-hydroxybutyryl-CoA dehydrogenase: MELVGVVGCGQMGAGIAEVCARAGLDVVAVESSGAAAEAGRARLEASLARAEKKGKIDSAATVLERIRVGTDLDDLADRTLVVEAVVENEAVKAELFGRLDKIVSAPDAVLASNTSSIPIMKLGTATGRPAQVLGVHFFNPVPVLPLVELVPSLLTSEETTARARTFAQDVLGKHAILCQDRAGFVVNALLIPFILAAVRMLESGFATKEAIDEGLVRGAAHPQGPLALADLIGLDTTKAVAESLYEEFKEPLYAPPPLLARMVDAGLLGRKTGRGFYTYA; encoded by the coding sequence GTGGAGCTCGTCGGCGTGGTCGGATGCGGGCAGATGGGGGCGGGGATCGCCGAGGTGTGCGCCCGGGCCGGGCTGGACGTCGTGGCGGTCGAATCCAGCGGTGCCGCCGCCGAGGCCGGCCGGGCGCGGCTGGAGGCGTCGCTGGCGCGTGCGGAGAAGAAGGGCAAGATCGACTCCGCGGCCACGGTGCTGGAGCGGATCCGGGTCGGCACGGACCTCGACGACCTGGCCGACCGCACCCTCGTGGTCGAGGCCGTGGTGGAGAACGAGGCGGTCAAGGCGGAGCTGTTCGGCCGGCTGGACAAGATCGTCTCCGCGCCGGACGCGGTGCTGGCCTCCAACACCTCGTCCATCCCGATCATGAAGCTCGGTACCGCGACCGGCCGTCCGGCGCAGGTGCTCGGCGTGCACTTCTTCAACCCGGTGCCGGTGCTGCCGCTGGTCGAACTGGTGCCCTCGCTGCTGACCTCGGAGGAGACGACCGCGCGGGCGCGTACGTTCGCCCAGGACGTGCTGGGCAAGCACGCGATCCTGTGCCAGGACCGGGCCGGGTTCGTGGTCAACGCGCTGCTGATCCCGTTCATCCTCGCCGCGGTGCGCATGCTCGAGTCCGGCTTCGCCACCAAGGAGGCGATCGACGAGGGCCTGGTGCGGGGTGCCGCGCATCCGCAGGGTCCGCTCGCGCTGGCAGACCTGATCGGGCTGGACACCACGAAGGCGGTCGCGGAATCGCTGTACGAGGAGTTCAAGGAGCCGCTGTACGCGCCGCCGCCGCTGCTGGCGCGGATGGTCGACGCGGGCCTGCTGGGCCGCAAGACCGGCCGCGGCTTCTACACCTACGCCTGA
- a CDS encoding TetR/AcrR family transcriptional regulator, translating to MPAKPARQRLTEAAFALFEERGYDATTIEDITERAGVGRTTFFRAFRSKEEVIFPDHEILLGAIGNRLDGADPRTALVAVTEAARLVLRHYVAEGDLALARYRLTRSVPALRAREIAGTQQYQRLFREFVHRWLGGGESTALRAELLAAAVVTAHNHVLRRWLRGQSTNPEAEFDAAMADTVAVFGTRADEPGTTVIAFRTGKDLSAVLPGLRRLLGDEGVPG from the coding sequence ATGCCAGCGAAGCCGGCCAGGCAGCGGCTGACCGAAGCCGCCTTCGCGCTGTTCGAGGAACGCGGCTACGACGCGACCACGATCGAGGACATCACCGAGCGGGCGGGCGTCGGCCGGACCACGTTCTTCCGCGCGTTCCGCTCCAAGGAAGAGGTGATCTTCCCGGACCACGAAATCCTGCTGGGCGCGATCGGCAACCGGCTGGACGGCGCGGACCCGCGGACCGCGCTGGTCGCGGTCACCGAGGCCGCGCGGCTGGTGCTGCGGCACTACGTCGCGGAGGGCGACCTCGCACTGGCGCGTTACCGGCTGACCCGCAGCGTGCCCGCGCTGCGGGCGCGTGAGATCGCCGGCACCCAGCAGTACCAGCGGCTTTTCCGCGAGTTCGTGCACCGCTGGCTGGGCGGCGGCGAGAGCACCGCGCTGCGGGCCGAGCTGCTGGCCGCGGCGGTGGTCACCGCGCACAACCACGTGCTGCGACGCTGGTTGCGCGGGCAGAGCACGAACCCGGAAGCCGAGTTCGACGCCGCGATGGCGGACACCGTCGCGGTGTTCGGCACGCGTGCGGACGAACCGGGTACCACCGTGATCGCGTTCCGCACCGGCAAGGACCTCTCCGCCGTGCTGCCCGGGCTGCGCCGGCTGCTCGGCGACGAGGGCGTGCCCGGCTGA
- a CDS encoding DUF1295 domain-containing protein has translation MSAFQVCLWVFAAVCLVCWLLSVLTREYSWVDRIWSLVPVAYAGIFAGHAGFADVRLDVLFVLVALWGARLTFNYGRKGGYARGGEDYRWAILRERMAPWQFQLFNLFFITLYQNVILLLIALPAWTALEHRTPFGVADVVLAVAFLACLAGETVADQQQWDFHRWKAAERSAGRTPDPRFRQTGLFRYSRHPNFFFEQAQWWLVAGIGVAAGGGLTWTVAGAILLTLLFLGSTIFTESITRGRYPEYADYQRRTSPVVPWFPRRTPSTVD, from the coding sequence ATGAGCGCGTTCCAGGTCTGCCTGTGGGTTTTCGCGGCGGTGTGCCTCGTCTGCTGGCTGCTCTCGGTGCTGACGCGGGAGTACTCGTGGGTGGACCGGATCTGGTCGCTCGTCCCGGTCGCCTACGCCGGGATCTTCGCCGGCCACGCGGGTTTCGCCGACGTCCGGCTGGACGTGCTGTTCGTGCTCGTGGCCCTGTGGGGCGCGCGGCTGACGTTCAACTACGGCCGCAAGGGCGGCTACGCGCGCGGGGGCGAGGACTATCGCTGGGCGATCCTGCGGGAGCGGATGGCGCCCTGGCAGTTCCAGCTGTTCAACCTCTTCTTCATCACGCTGTATCAGAACGTGATCCTGCTGCTCATCGCGCTGCCCGCGTGGACCGCGCTCGAGCACCGGACACCGTTCGGGGTGGCCGACGTGGTGCTCGCGGTCGCGTTCCTCGCCTGCCTGGCCGGCGAAACCGTGGCCGATCAGCAGCAGTGGGATTTCCACCGCTGGAAGGCGGCCGAACGCTCCGCCGGGCGCACCCCGGATCCGCGGTTCCGCCAGACCGGGCTCTTCCGGTACTCGCGGCACCCGAACTTCTTCTTCGAACAGGCGCAGTGGTGGCTGGTGGCCGGGATCGGCGTCGCCGCGGGCGGCGGTCTCACCTGGACGGTGGCCGGTGCGATCCTGCTGACGCTGCTGTTCCTCGGCTCCACCATCTTCACCGAGAGCATCACCCGCGGCCGGTACCCGGAGTACGCGGACTACCAGCGGCGCACTTCGCCCGTCGTGCCGTGGTTTCCCCGCCGAACTCCGTCCACTGTGGACTGA
- a CDS encoding AraC family transcriptional regulator, translated as MATPQVNDLLTTMRIEETRYVRVVARTPWGVAFPARQVARLLLITRGSCLLTSDGQAEPQQLGENDCFLVRAGVEFALQDAPGRPLVGCEGSKGSVVEAGGDGELTEIVSVRFTFDAVAAETLFALLPPVFRVSADASTGQLLRATFDLIARETAANGLGAGFVAGRLSDVLFVQALRAWCSDVGSGTIGWIAALRDPQLAAAITALHGRLDHPWTVGSLAAVAGMSRSVFAARFKEKTGDTPLDYLTAWRLYRVKVLLRDTSLSVQKIAERTGYRTGTALSRVFLRREGCAPGAWRKQAVGTGA; from the coding sequence ATGGCGACCCCGCAGGTGAACGACCTGCTGACCACGATGCGGATCGAGGAGACCCGGTACGTGCGCGTGGTCGCGCGAACGCCGTGGGGCGTGGCTTTCCCCGCCCGGCAGGTCGCCCGGCTCCTGCTGATCACCCGGGGTTCGTGCCTGCTCACGAGCGACGGGCAGGCCGAGCCCCAGCAGCTGGGCGAGAACGACTGCTTCCTGGTCCGCGCGGGTGTCGAGTTCGCCTTGCAGGACGCACCCGGGCGGCCGCTCGTCGGCTGCGAAGGGTCGAAAGGCTCCGTGGTCGAAGCCGGTGGCGACGGCGAGCTCACCGAGATCGTCTCCGTGCGGTTCACCTTCGACGCGGTGGCGGCCGAGACGCTGTTCGCGTTGCTGCCGCCGGTGTTCCGCGTGTCCGCGGACGCGAGTACCGGGCAGCTGCTGCGCGCGACCTTCGACCTCATCGCCCGTGAGACCGCGGCGAACGGCCTCGGCGCCGGGTTCGTCGCCGGGCGGCTGTCCGACGTGCTGTTCGTGCAGGCGCTGCGAGCGTGGTGCAGTGACGTCGGCAGCGGCACGATCGGCTGGATCGCGGCGCTGCGGGACCCGCAGCTGGCCGCGGCGATCACCGCGCTCCACGGCCGGCTCGACCACCCGTGGACGGTCGGCTCACTGGCGGCGGTCGCCGGGATGTCGCGGTCGGTGTTCGCCGCCCGGTTCAAGGAAAAGACCGGCGACACCCCGCTGGACTACCTCACCGCGTGGCGCCTGTACCGCGTCAAGGTCCTGCTCCGCGACACCTCACTCAGCGTCCAGAAGATCGCCGAGCGGACCGGTTACCGGACCGGCACCGCGCTCAGCCGCGTTTTCCTGCGTCGCGAGGGTTGCGCGCCCGGAGCGTGGCGGAAACAGGCGGTCGGAACCGGCGCGTGA
- a CDS encoding zinc-dependent alcohol dehydrogenase family protein, with translation MPPPRALRTHAFEVQDDGAPLVAREREVAAPAAGQLTVRVRASSLNARDLPITTGRYSRPVPPGRVPLSDGAGVVEAVGDGVTRFRTGDRVLSSFHPNWIYGPLPGWNNLYGLQLDGWLTERITVSEQNVVAVPDHLSFEEAATLPCAALTAWSALAGTGAGHTVLLQGSGGVSVFALQFARLFGAQVIVTTSSAEKGARLRELGASTVLDRTRFPDWGKRVRELTDDRGVDLVVEIGGAGTIAQSLTALAYGGRISLVGNLASGEGMDLTRFLQRGATLRTITVGNREDLEQLARTIGLHRLRPVIDRVFPFEQAPLALEYFARRSRVGKVVISH, from the coding sequence ATGCCTCCCCCACGAGCACTCCGCACGCATGCCTTCGAAGTCCAGGATGACGGCGCTCCGCTGGTCGCCCGCGAGCGCGAAGTGGCGGCGCCCGCCGCCGGACAGCTCACGGTGCGGGTCCGGGCCAGCTCGCTCAACGCCCGCGACCTCCCGATCACCACCGGCCGCTACTCCCGCCCGGTACCGCCGGGGCGGGTGCCGCTCTCCGACGGCGCGGGTGTCGTCGAAGCGGTCGGCGACGGGGTGACGCGGTTCCGCACCGGCGACCGCGTGCTGAGCAGCTTCCACCCGAACTGGATCTACGGCCCGCTGCCCGGCTGGAACAACCTGTACGGACTGCAGCTCGACGGCTGGCTGACCGAGCGCATCACCGTGAGCGAGCAGAACGTCGTCGCGGTGCCGGACCACCTCTCGTTCGAGGAGGCGGCCACGCTTCCGTGCGCTGCCCTCACCGCGTGGTCGGCTCTCGCCGGAACCGGAGCCGGCCACACCGTGCTGCTGCAGGGATCGGGCGGCGTTTCGGTCTTCGCCCTGCAGTTCGCGCGGCTCTTCGGAGCGCAGGTCATCGTCACCACCTCCAGCGCCGAGAAGGGTGCCCGGTTACGTGAACTCGGCGCGTCCACCGTCCTCGACCGCACCCGGTTCCCCGACTGGGGAAAGCGAGTGCGCGAGCTCACCGACGACCGCGGCGTCGACCTCGTGGTCGAAATCGGCGGTGCCGGCACGATCGCCCAGTCCCTCACCGCCCTCGCCTACGGCGGGCGCATTTCCCTCGTCGGCAACCTCGCCTCGGGCGAAGGCATGGACCTCACCCGGTTCCTCCAGCGCGGTGCCACCCTGCGCACCATCACCGTGGGCAACCGCGAGGACCTGGAACAGCTGGCCCGGACGATCGGACTGCACCGCCTCCGCCCCGTCATCGATCGCGTTTTCCCGTTCGAGCAAGCACCTCTCGCGCTCGAGTACTTCGCCCGCCGGTCACGGGTCGGCAAGGTGGTGATCAGCCACTGA